From one Melioribacteraceae bacterium genomic stretch:
- a CDS encoding TonB-dependent receptor: protein MKKLLRFVIISFLISIIQVSAGTTGKISGTIRDAMTGEPLPFVNVVIVGTNLGAAADIDGFYNILNIQPGNYSVKASAIGYNAVTVENVRVNIDLTTTVDFELSETSIQLSEDIVVTATKPLIRKDQTASTAIVGDDLIKELPVTEVSDVLQLQSGIVVSAGGDIHVRGGRSGQVSYQIDGVPITDSYDGSTVVEVNSSAVKELQVVSGAFNAEYGQALSGVVNLVTKDGSNDFSGSITAYSGDYFSSRDDVFWNMDDIDPIAVRNTEFSLSGPFIKDMIYFFVNARYYHNAGYLYGRRDFLVTDRASEVAGSGGSEYEFTQNGNSEYVSMNPNTRYFGQGKLTYQVASGLRLSYNYLIERQEYQHYNHGRKLTPDNNLQRFEKSYSNIFSLNHAISNSSFYTLNLSYYFRDYRHYLYEDIYTGDASRPTEYIDNSLLQTPAYVFEVGGTDYNRFHRNSGTYSAKLDWTTQFTNEVNVQFGGEFKRHQLYYQNINLAPMLDENGQKVTPFNVRIPEVTTQDYDQYTRNPIEGSAYVQAKFEAFNLIFNAGVRFDIFEPDGVVLSDPTDPNIVDPLRPENQARTLEERRTYWYKEASVKTQLSPRLGLAFPITDKGVIHFSYGHFFQLPRYEYLYTNPDFEIGVGSGNQGLFGNADLRPQKTVKGEIGLQQQIGSDMAVDVTVFFEDFRDLTGTQTEEILVFGRDRSYSQYANSDFGSSKGIILKFTKRFADGLATNIDYTYSVTKGNASNPADARNAVLGGALPETFIAPLDWDQSHTLNISVAYSVPKDWGFSIIGNFYSGQPYTPAVNKNTRVTQNAFPRNSADKPNIFNIDMRVYKDFEIGGTTISVFMKVFNLLDLENPRNVYSDSGDPYFTFGKYEAELINPPLYGINTLDELYTDPTRFSEPRRIELGVSYFF, encoded by the coding sequence ATGAAAAAACTTTTACGATTTGTTATTATAAGCTTTTTAATATCCATAATACAAGTCAGCGCCGGTACAACGGGTAAAATATCCGGTACAATTCGCGATGCAATGACCGGAGAACCATTACCGTTTGTCAACGTTGTAATTGTTGGGACTAATCTCGGTGCGGCAGCGGATATTGATGGTTTTTACAACATACTCAATATTCAACCGGGCAATTATTCGGTAAAGGCATCAGCCATCGGATATAATGCCGTAACTGTTGAAAACGTCAGGGTGAATATTGACCTTACAACAACAGTTGATTTTGAACTATCCGAAACATCAATTCAACTTTCCGAAGACATTGTTGTTACCGCGACAAAACCGTTAATTAGAAAAGATCAAACTGCATCAACAGCAATTGTTGGCGATGATCTTATTAAAGAATTGCCTGTTACAGAAGTTAGTGATGTTTTGCAGCTTCAATCCGGTATTGTAGTTTCTGCCGGCGGTGATATTCACGTTAGAGGTGGTAGAAGCGGACAAGTATCTTATCAAATTGATGGCGTTCCAATTACAGATTCCTACGATGGTTCAACGGTTGTTGAAGTGAACTCAAGTGCTGTAAAGGAATTGCAAGTAGTAAGTGGAGCGTTCAATGCTGAATATGGTCAAGCTCTTTCCGGTGTTGTTAATCTTGTTACAAAAGACGGAAGCAATGATTTCTCCGGAAGCATAACAGCATATTCTGGTGATTATTTCTCAAGCAGAGATGACGTTTTTTGGAATATGGATGACATAGATCCCATTGCTGTTCGAAATACGGAATTCAGTTTGAGCGGACCGTTTATTAAAGATATGATTTACTTCTTTGTCAATGCAAGATATTACCATAATGCCGGTTATCTTTATGGAAGAAGAGATTTTCTTGTAACAGACAGAGCTTCCGAAGTTGCCGGGTCGGGCGGTTCTGAATATGAGTTTACTCAAAACGGTAATAGTGAATATGTATCGATGAATCCAAATACCAGATATTTTGGTCAAGGTAAACTCACATATCAAGTAGCTTCAGGGTTAAGACTAAGTTATAATTATTTGATTGAACGACAAGAATATCAACATTACAATCACGGAAGAAAACTCACACCCGATAATAATTTGCAACGCTTCGAAAAATCTTATTCGAATATCTTTTCCTTAAATCACGCAATTTCCAACAGTAGTTTCTACACACTTAATTTGAGTTATTATTTTAGAGATTACAGACATTATTTGTATGAAGATATTTATACAGGTGACGCATCTAGACCAACAGAATATATTGATAACTCGTTATTACAAACTCCTGCCTATGTGTTTGAAGTCGGCGGAACTGATTATAATAGATTTCACAGAAACTCCGGAACATATTCTGCAAAATTAGATTGGACAACACAGTTCACAAATGAAGTTAATGTTCAGTTTGGAGGTGAATTCAAACGACATCAACTTTATTATCAAAACATAAATCTGGCTCCGATGCTTGATGAAAACGGACAAAAAGTTACTCCATTTAATGTTAGAATTCCTGAAGTAACCACGCAGGATTATGATCAATACACAAGAAATCCGATTGAAGGTTCTGCTTATGTTCAAGCGAAATTTGAAGCTTTCAATTTAATTTTTAACGCCGGTGTTCGCTTTGATATTTTTGAACCCGATGGTGTTGTTTTAAGTGATCCAACCGATCCGAATATTGTTGATCCGTTAAGACCCGAAAATCAAGCTCGTACTTTAGAAGAAAGACGTACTTATTGGTATAAAGAAGCAAGTGTTAAAACACAACTTAGCCCGCGACTTGGTTTAGCTTTCCCGATTACCGATAAAGGTGTTATACATTTTTCATACGGTCATTTTTTCCAATTACCTCGGTATGAATATTTATACACAAATCCGGATTTTGAAATTGGTGTCGGTTCTGGTAATCAAGGATTATTTGGCAATGCTGATTTAAGACCGCAAAAAACAGTAAAAGGTGAAATCGGGTTGCAACAGCAAATTGGTAGTGACATGGCGGTTGATGTTACTGTTTTCTTTGAGGACTTTAGAGACTTAACAGGTACACAAACAGAAGAAATTTTAGTATTTGGCAGAGATAGAAGTTACAGTCAGTATGCGAACTCAGATTTTGGCTCATCAAAAGGTATTATCTTAAAATTTACAAAAAGATTTGCCGATGGTTTGGCTACTAATATTGATTACACTTATTCGGTCACAAAAGGAAACGCTTCTAATCCAGCCGATGCAAGAAATGCTGTTCTTGGCGGAGCTCTTCCCGAAACATTTATTGCCCCTTTAGATTGGGATCAATCACATACTCTTAATATTTCAGTTGCCTACAGTGTTCCGAAGGATTGGGGATTTTCTATAATTGGTAATTTTTATAGCGGACAACCATATACACCCGCCGTTAATAAAAATACAAGAGTTACACAAAATGCATTTCCAAGAAACAGTGCGGACAAACCGAATATCTTTAATATTGATATGAGAGTTTATAAAGATTTCGAAATAGGAGGCACTACAATTTCGGTTTTCATGAAAGTATTCAATTTACTCGATCTTGAAAATCCGAGAAATGTTTATTCAGATTCAGGCGATCCGTACTTCACATTCGGCAAATACGAAGCCGAACTAATCAATCCGCCACTTTATGGTATTAACACTTTGGATGAATTATATACGGACCCAACTCGTTTCTCTGAACCGAGAAGAATTGAACTAGGTGTTTCTTATTTTTTCTAA
- a CDS encoding PorV/PorQ family protein, whose translation MKKYIIILLFLINSGLLMSQTKVGSTAAQFLGVPVGPRAISMGGAFVATANDVTSLYWNPAGVSRMNANSALFQHTRWFADIDYNWAGAVLNLGGMGAFGLSVTYLDYGQMEVTTLAEQDGTGEYFSANDLALGLTYAYNLTDRFSVGGTIKYVNQTIWNSSASGVAIDLGVLFRSDIYGLRIGASITNFGSDMKMDGKDLYVQHDIDRNIFGNNDQILATLNTDAFPMPLAFRVGLAMDVLDLEYHRFTVGVDALHPNDNAESLNLGAEYVFNNLISIRAGYKSLFLDNSEEGLTLGVGLSYDFAPGLGFFLDYAYQDFGILDYTQHFAIGVRF comes from the coding sequence ATGAAGAAATATATAATTATACTTTTGTTTTTGATTAACTCCGGACTGCTTATGTCTCAGACAAAAGTAGGCTCTACCGCAGCTCAGTTTCTCGGAGTACCGGTTGGACCGAGAGCTATTTCAATGGGAGGTGCATTTGTTGCTACTGCTAACGATGTAACTTCATTATATTGGAATCCTGCTGGTGTATCCAGAATGAATGCCAATTCTGCTTTATTCCAACATACCAGATGGTTTGCCGATATTGATTATAATTGGGCGGGTGCTGTTCTTAATTTAGGCGGAATGGGTGCTTTCGGATTAAGTGTTACCTACCTTGATTATGGTCAAATGGAAGTGACAACCTTAGCTGAACAGGACGGAACGGGAGAGTATTTCTCGGCTAATGATCTTGCTTTAGGTTTAACTTATGCATACAACCTAACCGATAGATTCTCAGTCGGTGGCACTATAAAATATGTTAATCAAACAATTTGGAATTCTTCTGCAAGTGGAGTTGCAATTGATCTTGGTGTATTATTCCGGTCAGATATTTATGGATTGCGGATCGGTGCTTCCATTACTAATTTTGGCTCGGATATGAAGATGGACGGAAAAGATTTATACGTTCAGCACGATATAGATAGAAATATATTCGGGAATAACGATCAAATACTTGCAACACTTAATACCGATGCGTTTCCGATGCCCCTAGCATTTAGAGTCGGTTTAGCTATGGATGTGCTCGATTTGGAATATCATAGGTTTACAGTTGGTGTAGATGCATTACATCCGAACGATAATGCAGAATCATTAAATCTTGGTGCCGAATATGTTTTCAATAATTTGATCTCAATACGCGCCGGGTACAAATCATTGTTTCTTGATAATTCGGAAGAGGGGCTTACTCTTGGTGTAGGTTTAAGTTATGATTTTGCACCCGGGTTAGGTTTCTTTTTAGATTATGCATATCAAGATTTTGGTATTCTTGATTATACACAGCACTTTGCTATCGGGGTGCGCTTTTAG
- a CDS encoding T9SS type A sorting domain-containing protein: MKKLLTIAVLLLFAVAVNAQTYTITFNVDMSIQQQNGNFDPATDVLSINGTMNEWTPEVDVLTDPDADLIYTIEMEFENGTELEFKFWATQLEWESVDNRTHTVTEDATLDYFFNNVSVLSQEISVTFICNMEYEIVSGRFNPETDTLTVRGGMNGWGASDILEPSALDPNVYELTQMYELPVDVEVGHKFAYMTAAGVTGWENDPNKVFTPTQADFDAGFIVVERTFNNATAADLTGQETTITFTVDMNGAVDGNLGTPFGTIENVIIAGANPPLAWPSGGWPDTDANLVHFLNDDGTDGDATAGDGIWSVNLLFPQYSLLGVEYKYGANWGTGISNDNEGGVGDNHWIRMTPDLVSARVENTFGVMASSDNPHPLVDIVVGVEQEGNEIPLTFALDQNYPNPFNPSTTIKFAIPQQSNVTLKVYNMLGQEVATLVNEQMNAGSYNVDFDASSLSSGIYFYSIQAGQFNVTKKMMLIK, translated from the coding sequence ATGAAAAAACTACTTACAATTGCTGTACTGCTTTTATTTGCAGTTGCAGTAAATGCTCAAACTTACACTATTACGTTTAATGTAGATATGAGCATCCAACAACAAAACGGAAATTTTGATCCAGCTACAGATGTTCTAAGTATTAATGGAACAATGAATGAATGGACTCCGGAAGTTGACGTTTTAACTGATCCAGATGCTGATCTAATCTATACTATTGAGATGGAGTTCGAAAATGGTACAGAATTAGAATTTAAATTCTGGGCTACTCAATTAGAGTGGGAATCAGTCGATAACAGAACACACACAGTAACAGAAGATGCTACATTAGACTATTTCTTCAACAACGTAAGTGTTCTAAGCCAAGAGATATCAGTTACATTTATTTGCAACATGGAATATGAAATTGTTTCCGGTCGTTTCAATCCTGAAACAGATACATTAACAGTTCGTGGCGGGATGAATGGCTGGGGCGCTTCTGATATCTTAGAACCAAGTGCTCTTGATCCGAACGTGTATGAACTAACACAAATGTATGAACTTCCTGTTGATGTTGAAGTAGGTCACAAATTTGCTTATATGACTGCTGCCGGCGTTACAGGTTGGGAAAACGATCCTAACAAAGTTTTCACTCCAACACAAGCAGATTTTGATGCTGGTTTTATCGTTGTTGAAAGAACTTTCAACAATGCTACAGCAGCAGATCTTACAGGTCAAGAAACAACAATTACATTTACAGTTGATATGAACGGTGCTGTTGACGGTAATTTAGGAACTCCTTTTGGAACAATTGAAAATGTGATTATAGCCGGAGCAAATCCTCCATTGGCATGGCCTAGCGGCGGTTGGCCTGATACTGATGCAAACCTAGTTCATTTCTTAAATGATGACGGTACAGATGGTGATGCAACTGCAGGTGATGGAATCTGGTCAGTAAACTTATTATTCCCGCAATATTCATTACTTGGTGTTGAATATAAATACGGTGCTAACTGGGGAACAGGAATTTCAAACGATAACGAAGGTGGAGTAGGTGATAACCACTGGATTAGAATGACTCCTGATTTAGTAAGTGCTAGAGTTGAAAATACATTCGGTGTTATGGCTTCTTCAGATAACCCACACCCATTAGTTGACATCGTTGTTGGTGTTGAACAAGAAGGTAATGAAATTCCTCTAACTTTCGCTTTGGATCAAAACTATCCTAACCCATTCAACCCTTCAACAACTATTAAGTTTGCTATTCCTCAACAATCTAATGTTACTTTAAAAGTATACAATATGTTGGGACAAGAAGTAGCAACTTTAGTTAACGAACAAATGAATGCTGGTTCTTATAATGTTGATTTTGACGCTAGCAGCTTGAGCAGCGGTATTTACTTCTACTCAATTCAAGCAGGTCAATTTAATGTTACTAAGAAAATGATGCTTATTAAGTAA
- a CDS encoding GDSL-type esterase/lipase family protein: MPLSNKQKKIVEKFWKKLSAEKISADFYMDEGEVKNYIHTIKESAKPVPKSFYLILALIPILFFVFLEIGLRVFDYGYNLDQWVEVDEQRIGLNPDAPRRYFYSTKSVPESIKDVFLKDKPENSYRIFVLGGSSAVGYPYSPNGSFSRYVRDRLKLLMPDKQIEVVNIALTAVNSYTIKDFFDGVVEQQPDLILIYAGHNEYYGALGVGSQESLGNSPFFINLVLSLNKFKTTQLIRDFVKSILSIGSDEQIAEGTLMSRMAQNQSIEYNSDIFNAGIEQFRSNMNDVLENASIQNIPVIITTLPSNLADQPPFISRKTETYPAASEIYNEARSEYNNENFIKADSLFRFAKDLDMLRFRAPEKINNIIEEYSSFKNVHVVDAESLFASLSPNNITGDNLMTDHLHPNLTGYFEIGKLFVNKMINENLVDINSVEESLPESTDSLTRANFHFTKLDSVIADYRIKVLKNDWPYNDPNKKLPKNVLLNPLNTIDSLAYQVVANNMNWEKAQRNAAAYYLSNNDIESYLSQMNNLINQFPYFESYYDMVSSEMLKRKEYDTAYKYLLERYELLPSAYSAKWIGIIALSKNDFDTAEKYLLQSIELDSSDPQTYYNLAGVYVNKKQFSNALSYLDICLSLDPNFPGAKGLKIQLERIR, translated from the coding sequence TTGCCGTTAAGTAATAAACAGAAAAAAATAGTCGAAAAGTTTTGGAAGAAATTAAGTGCCGAAAAGATTTCCGCTGATTTTTATATGGACGAAGGTGAAGTTAAAAACTATATCCATACAATAAAAGAATCGGCTAAGCCTGTTCCGAAAAGTTTTTATTTAATATTAGCGCTTATTCCAATTCTCTTTTTTGTATTTCTCGAAATCGGGTTAAGAGTTTTCGATTACGGTTATAATTTGGATCAGTGGGTTGAAGTCGATGAACAGAGAATCGGGTTAAATCCCGATGCTCCGAGAAGATATTTCTATTCTACCAAATCAGTTCCCGAATCTATTAAAGATGTTTTCCTAAAAGATAAACCCGAAAATAGTTATAGAATTTTTGTTCTCGGCGGAAGTTCTGCCGTCGGGTATCCGTATTCTCCGAATGGATCATTTTCGCGGTATGTAAGAGACAGATTAAAATTGTTGATGCCCGATAAGCAGATTGAAGTCGTAAACATAGCATTAACCGCGGTTAATAGTTATACAATTAAAGATTTCTTCGACGGTGTTGTTGAGCAGCAGCCGGATTTAATTTTAATTTATGCGGGACATAATGAATATTACGGTGCGCTCGGTGTCGGTTCACAAGAATCGCTTGGAAATTCACCGTTTTTTATCAACTTGGTATTATCACTAAATAAATTTAAAACGACTCAGCTTATTCGCGATTTCGTGAAATCAATTTTATCAATTGGAAGTGATGAACAGATTGCCGAAGGTACGTTGATGTCACGTATGGCGCAGAATCAATCGATTGAATATAACTCCGATATTTTTAATGCCGGCATTGAACAATTTAGATCAAACATGAATGATGTGCTTGAAAATGCAAGTATTCAAAATATTCCGGTTATAATTACAACACTTCCTTCTAACTTGGCTGATCAACCGCCGTTCATTTCTAGGAAGACTGAAACTTATCCTGCCGCTTCTGAAATTTATAACGAAGCAAGAAGTGAATACAATAATGAAAATTTTATTAAAGCCGATTCTTTATTCAGATTCGCTAAAGATCTTGATATGCTGCGATTCCGCGCTCCGGAAAAGATAAATAATATTATCGAAGAGTATAGCAGTTTTAAAAATGTTCATGTAGTAGATGCGGAATCTCTTTTTGCTTCACTTAGTCCGAATAATATTACCGGCGATAATTTAATGACGGATCATCTTCATCCGAATCTCACCGGTTATTTTGAGATTGGCAAATTGTTTGTTAATAAAATGATCAATGAAAATTTAGTTGACATAAATAGTGTCGAAGAAAGTTTACCTGAATCAACTGATTCATTAACTCGTGCAAATTTTCATTTCACAAAATTGGATTCCGTAATTGCCGATTACAGAATTAAAGTCCTAAAAAATGATTGGCCTTATAACGATCCGAATAAAAAATTGCCGAAGAATGTTTTGCTTAATCCTCTAAATACAATTGATTCGCTTGCTTATCAGGTTGTAGCAAATAATATGAATTGGGAAAAAGCACAACGTAATGCCGCAGCTTATTATTTATCGAATAATGATATCGAAAGCTATTTAAGTCAGATGAATAATTTGATTAATCAATTTCCCTACTTTGAAAGTTACTACGATATGGTTTCTTCGGAAATGTTAAAAAGAAAAGAATACGATACAGCTTATAAATATTTACTTGAAAGATATGAATTACTTCCTTCCGCATATTCCGCAAAATGGATTGGCATTATTGCTCTTTCCAAAAATGATTTTGATACGGCGGAAAAGTATTTGTTGCAAAGTATTGAGTTAGACAGTTCCGATCCGCAGACTTATTATAATTTGGCGGGAGTTTATGTGAACAAAAAGCAATTCTCAAACGCCTTAAGTTATCTTGATATTTGTCTCTCACTTGATCCAAATTTTCCGGGTGCGAAAGGTTTGAAAATTCAGTTGGAGAGGATTAGGTAA
- a CDS encoding carbamoyltransferase yields the protein MNILGISAFYHDSAAALIVDGNIIAAAQEERFTRKKHDHRFPVNAVNYVLGEAGITSDKIDYVAFYDKPFLKFERLLESYLAYAPIGIQSFIKAMPLWIKEKLWMKELIKNEIGFEGRVLFPEHHESHAASAFFASPFSEAAFLTIDGVGEWTTTSYGIGKNNKIELLADIKFPHSIGLLYSAFTYYTGFKVNSGEYKVMGLAPYGESKYVDIILNELMDLKEDGSFKLNMKYFNYASGLTMTNDKFHKLFGREPRQPEGKLTQMDMDLARSVQDVTDAVMIRLARHIKKETGMKYLVLAGGVALNCVANGKVLRENIFDDIWIQPAAGDAGGALGAALFTWYQYLDNERKTFANIDFQKGSYLGPEFSNEYIKEYLDKNKIPYRFIEAENLPGYCADLIAEENVIGWFQGRMEFGPRALGNRSIIGDARSKKMQSIMNLKIKYRESFRPFAPSVLEEKVSEYFEIDRPSPYMLLVADVKKERQKAMSDEENNLFGIDKLNIVRSDIPAITHIDYSARIQTVNKDTNPVYHKLISEFDKKYGCAVIINTSFNVRGEPIVCTPEEAYTCFMRTEMDYLVLGNFVLNKKDQPKFEEDKNWREEFGLD from the coding sequence ATGAACATACTCGGAATCTCGGCTTTTTATCACGACAGCGCAGCCGCTTTAATTGTGGACGGGAATATTATTGCCGCCGCGCAAGAGGAAAGATTTACACGAAAGAAACACGATCATCGTTTCCCGGTAAATGCAGTTAATTATGTTTTAGGTGAAGCCGGAATTACAAGTGATAAAATTGATTACGTAGCATTTTACGATAAACCATTTCTAAAGTTTGAAAGATTATTAGAATCTTATCTTGCTTATGCTCCGATCGGAATTCAATCATTCATCAAAGCAATGCCGTTGTGGATTAAAGAAAAATTGTGGATGAAAGAATTAATTAAGAATGAAATAGGTTTTGAAGGAAGAGTATTATTCCCCGAACATCATGAATCACACGCGGCTTCTGCATTTTTTGCTTCACCATTTAGTGAAGCAGCATTTTTAACAATTGACGGTGTAGGCGAATGGACAACAACAAGTTATGGTATTGGTAAGAATAATAAAATTGAATTACTTGCGGACATCAAATTCCCTCATTCAATCGGATTACTTTATTCCGCGTTTACTTATTACACGGGATTCAAAGTCAATTCCGGTGAATATAAAGTGATGGGTTTAGCGCCATACGGTGAATCCAAGTATGTTGATATTATTCTTAATGAGTTGATGGATCTTAAAGAAGACGGTTCGTTCAAACTGAACATGAAGTATTTTAATTATGCTTCCGGTTTAACAATGACAAACGACAAATTCCACAAATTATTCGGAAGAGAACCCCGTCAACCGGAAGGAAAGTTAACTCAAATGGATATGGATCTTGCTCGTTCGGTTCAAGATGTAACCGATGCAGTAATGATAAGATTAGCGAGACATATCAAAAAAGAAACCGGCATGAAGTATTTGGTTTTAGCCGGCGGTGTTGCGTTGAATTGTGTTGCCAACGGAAAAGTTTTAAGAGAAAATATCTTTGACGATATATGGATTCAACCCGCGGCGGGAGATGCGGGAGGAGCGCTCGGAGCTGCACTATTTACATGGTATCAATATCTTGATAATGAAAGAAAGACTTTCGCAAATATCGATTTTCAAAAAGGTTCTTATCTCGGACCGGAATTCAGTAACGAGTATATCAAAGAATACTTGGATAAAAATAAAATTCCATACCGGTTTATTGAGGCGGAAAATTTACCCGGGTATTGCGCCGATTTAATTGCGGAAGAAAATGTTATCGGATGGTTTCAAGGAAGAATGGAATTCGGTCCGCGAGCTCTCGGTAATCGCTCAATTATCGGTGATGCTAGATCAAAAAAAATGCAATCGATAATGAACTTGAAGATAAAGTATCGGGAAAGTTTCAGACCATTTGCACCTTCCGTGTTGGAAGAAAAAGTTTCGGAATATTTTGAAATCGATAGACCTAGTCCATATATGTTATTAGTTGCCGATGTAAAAAAAGAACGTCAGAAAGCAATGAGTGACGAAGAAAACAACTTATTCGGGATTGATAAACTGAACATAGTTCGTTCGGATATTCCGGCAATTACTCATATTGATTACTCAGCCCGTATTCAAACTGTGAATAAAGATACAAATCCGGTTTATCATAAATTGATTTCAGAATTCGATAAGAAATACGGTTGTGCGGTTATTATCAATACTTCATTTAATGTAAGGGGCGAACCGATTGTATGCACTCCGGAAGAAGCTTATACCTGTTTTATGAGAACCGAAATGGATTATCTTGTACTTGGTAATTTTGTGCTTAATAAAAAAGATCAGCCGAAGTTTGAAGAAGATAAAAATTGGCGGGAAGAATTTGGGTTAGACTAA
- a CDS encoding SxtJ family membrane protein gives MISEELKHIKSDKKELRKFGITVGAILIVIGFLFQYAWDNYTVYMIVGSAGAILLFFGIIYPKILLPIHKAWMTIAVILGFIMTRVILSILFYFVVTIIGWIAKLVGKDFIDRKIEKDKPSYWNKREKISYTKELTERQF, from the coding sequence ATGATATCAGAGGAATTAAAACATATTAAAAGTGATAAAAAAGAACTTCGAAAATTCGGAATTACTGTCGGAGCGATTCTTATAGTTATCGGATTCCTCTTTCAGTATGCTTGGGATAATTATACAGTTTATATGATTGTCGGCTCAGCCGGGGCAATTCTTTTATTCTTCGGTATAATTTATCCTAAAATATTATTACCGATTCATAAAGCGTGGATGACAATAGCCGTTATTCTCGGTTTCATTATGACCAGAGTAATTCTATCAATATTATTTTATTTTGTTGTTACAATTATCGGTTGGATTGCGAAGTTAGTCGGTAAGGATTTTATCGATAGAAAAATTGAAAAGGATAAGCCGAGTTACTGGAATAAAAGAGAAAAGATCAGTTACACAAAAGAACTAACAGAGAGACAATTTTAA
- a CDS encoding DUF5989 family protein yields MGKLSIISELWQFLKVRKKWWLLPIIFFLVLLGGLIILTQGSALAPFIYAIF; encoded by the coding sequence ATGGGCAAGTTATCAATCATATCGGAATTGTGGCAGTTTTTAAAAGTCAGAAAAAAATGGTGGCTGCTGCCGATAATATTTTTCTTAGTATTACTCGGCGGATTAATAATATTAACACAAGGTTCAGCCCTAGCACCGTTTATCTACGCAATTTTTTAA